A single Caretta caretta isolate rCarCar2 chromosome 2, rCarCar1.hap1, whole genome shotgun sequence DNA region contains:
- the PLEKHF2 gene encoding pleckstrin homology domain-containing family F member 2, with translation MVDRLANSEANTRRISIVENCFGAAGQPLTIPGRVLIGEGVLTKLCRKKPKARQFFLFNDILVYGNIVIQKKKYNKQHIIPLENVTIDSIQDEGDLRNGWLIKTPTKSFAVYAATATEKSEWMSHINKCVSDLLSKSGKTPSNEHAAVWVPDSEATVCMRCQKAKFTPVNRRHHCRKCGFVVCGPCSEKRFLLPSQSSKPVRICDFCYDLLSAGEMTTCQPTRSDSYNQSPKFPLNDVSDDDDDDDSSD, from the coding sequence ATGGTGGATCGTTTGGCAAACAGTGAAGCAAATACTAGACGAATAAGTATAGTGGAAAATTGTTTTGGAGCAGCTGGTCAACCTTTGACCATTCCTGGTCGTGTTCTGATTGGAGAAGGAGTGTTAACAAAGCTGTGTAGGAAGAAACCTAAAGCAAGACAGTTTTTCTTATTCAATGATATTCTTGTCTATGGCAACATTGTTATCCAGAAGAAAAAATACAATAAACAGCACATAATTCCACTGGAAAATGTCACTATTGATTCCATCCAAGATGAGGGGGACTTACGGAATGGGTGGCTTATCAAGACACCAACAAAATCTTTTGCCGTTTATGCTGCCACTGCAACAGAGAAGTCTGAATGGATGAGCCACATAAATAAATGTGTTTCTGATTTGCTTTCCAAAAGTGGGAAGACACCCAGTAATGAACATGCAGCTGTCTGGGTACCTGACTCAGAAGCTACTGTTTGTATGCGTTGTCAGAAAGCAAAATTTACACCTGTCAATCGTCGTCACCACTGTCGCAAATGTGGCTTTGTTGTATGCGGACCCTGTTCTGAAAAGAGGTTTCTTCTTCCCAGTCAGTCATCCAAGCCTGTGCGGATTTGTGACTTCTGTTATGATCTTCTTTCTGCTGGGGAGATGACTACTTGTCAGCCCACTAGATCAGACTCTTACAACCAGTCACCTAAGTTCCCTTTAAATGACGTATCCgatgatgacgatgatgatgataGCAGTGACTAA